A stretch of Pristiophorus japonicus isolate sPriJap1 chromosome 10, sPriJap1.hap1, whole genome shotgun sequence DNA encodes these proteins:
- the c10h2orf49 gene encoding ashwin: MAVGEASAGKSEFDSDLLLYPELLSGDFLLQLLQQRKIATENLHDAEKDRIVEVYIQHVIPLPQRELPKSRWGRKMAEKKGQQTICVAQSTRPTIEGSRKRPLIVFDGSSTSTKIKLKKNENGMAVQAKQLPSRIMDTSPTNKLAVQPSDTNILTDNNAVKSPVRGAVSGNGMATMKHGGDMPLKTSPLPYSTSPGGTIKLKRALAKDGEGDAPGELRSTEPKKKIQHVTWP, from the exons ATGGCGGTTGGCGAAGCATCGGCCGGCAAGAGCGAGTTTGATTCGGATCTGCTGCTGTACCCAGAGCTGCTGTCCGGGGATTTCCTCCTGCAGCTCTTGCAGCAG AGAAAAATTGCTACTGAGAACTTGCATGACGCTGAGAAGGATCGGATTGTTGAAGTGTACATTCAGCATGTCATTCCACTACCGCAGAGAGAGCTGCCCAAGAGTAGATGGGGAAGAAAGATGGCTGAGAAAAAAGGACAACAGACCATTTGTGTTGCACAGAGTACAAG ACCAACAATTGAGGGTTCAAGGAAAAGACCTCTAATTGTGTTTGATGGCAGCTCTACAAGTACGAAAATAAAACTCAAAAAGAACGAAAATGGAATGGCTGTTCAAGCCAAGCAGCTGCCATCAAGGATCATGGACACCAGCCCTACTAATAAGCTTGCTGTCCAGCCAAGTGACACAAATATTCTGACCGATAATAATGCAGTCAAAAGTCCAGTTCGAGGTGCTGTATCAGGCAATGGTATGGCTACCATGAAACATGGAGGCGACATGCCTTTGAAAACCTCACCATTGCCCTACTCAACATCTCCTGGAGGCACCATAAAACTAAAGCGAGCACTTGCAAAAGATGGAGAGGGAGATGCACCA GGGGAGTTGAGATCTACAGAGCCAAAGAAAAAGATTCAACATGTTACCTGGCCATAA